In one window of Lynx canadensis isolate LIC74 chromosome A3, mLynCan4.pri.v2, whole genome shotgun sequence DNA:
- the BPI gene encoding bactericidal permeability-increasing protein isoform X3 — protein sequence MRFAVVWSHLVALIGEWHWRAAAQGQAAPAPRCATSPPPPSPDHSRQRYRPLGGRYSRRVQSLACVIETLRATNFLPPPLSSFLPSPLPSKKHSKKAKRARFLIPERHFQPREALTGHFFGSLQICKVVTSSVSSKLQRYLETLPVTTRIDRVAGIDYSLVAPPTATTDSLDGQLKGEFFRWAHPSPPPFAPPPLAFPSDHDRMVYLGISNYFFNTAGFVYQQAGVLNLTVTDNVIPKESKFRLTTDVFGILIPQVAKMFPNMKVQLVFWASSPPHLTVHPEGLVLTPTLDAQAFAVLPNSSLAPLFVLRLSMNISVTVGATPDRLVGQLSLNRLLLELKHSDIGPFSVEVLQAVMNYVVPIAVIPKVNERLQEGVPLPMPSNVQLFNLVLQSHQNFLLFGADVRYG from the exons ATGCGATTTGCTGTGGTTTGGAGCCATCTGGTGGCCCTCATCGGGGAGTGGCACTGGAGGGCAGCAGCCCAGGGGCAGGCAGCCCCAGCTCCCAGATGtgccacctcccccccacccccttccccagaccACTCGCGGCAGAGGTACAGGCCCCTCGGAGGACGATATTCTAGGCGCGTGCAGAGTCTTGCGTGTGTGATAGAAACACTCAGGGCAACCAATTTTCTCCCTCCGCCACTTTCCTCCTTCctaccctccccccttccttcgaAGAAACATTCAAAGAAAGCAAAACGTGCCCGGTTCCTCATTCCCGAAAGACACTTTCAGCCACGGGAAGCCCTCACTGGCCACTTCTTTGGTTCTCTCCAGATCTGCAAGGTGGTGACCAGTTCCGTGTCCTCCAAGCTGCAACGGTATTTAGAGACGCTGCCAG TGACAACTCGAATAGATCGTGTCGCTGGGATCGATTACTCACTGGTGGCACCTCCAACAGCCACGACTGACAGCCTGGATGGGCAGCTGAAG GGGGAGTTTTTCAGGTGGGCCCACCCCAGtccccctccctttgcccctccgcCACTGGCCTTTCCCAGCGACCACGACCGCATGGTGTACCTGGGCATCTCCAACTACTTCTTCAACACAGCGGGATTCGTGTACCAACAGGCCGGGGTCCTGAACCTGACCGTCACGGACAACGTG ATACCAAAGGAATCCAAATTCCGACTGACAACCGATGTTTTTGGAATCCTCATACCCCAG GTGGCCAAGATGTTCCCCAACATGAAGGTGCAGCTCGTCTTCTGGGCCTCCTCCCCGCCACACCTCACCGTGCACCCCGAAGGCCTTGTCCTCACCCCTACCCTGGATGCCCAGGCCTTTGCTGTCCTCCCGAACTCCTCCTTGGCCCCCCTGTTCGTGCTTCGCCTG AGCATGAACATTTCTGTGACGGTCGGAGCCACGCCTGACAGGCTTGTGGGACAGCTCAGTTTGAACAG GCTGCTCCTAGAACTGAAGCACTCAGACATCGGCCCCTTCTCG GTTGAAGTGCTGCAGGCTGTCATGAACTATGTTGTACCCATTGCTGTGATTCCCAAGGTTAACG AGCGGCTGCAAGAAGGCGTCCCTCTCCCGATGCCCAGCAACGTCCAGCTCTTCAATCTGGTGCTTCAGTCTCACCAG AATTTCCTGCTCTTCGGTGCAGATGTTCGCTACGGCTGA